GCCCCCTCAGGCCTCTGCCCGGTCAAGACTGGTGGCCATCGCCGCCTCAACCGGCGGCCCCCAGGCGCTGGCCACCATTCTCTCGGCGCTGCCGGCCGACTGCCCGGCGACGGTGCTCATCGCCCAGCACATCGCTGAGGGCTTCAGTGCCGGTCTGGCGCAATGGCTGTCGCTGAGTTCGCGCCTGCCGGTGCAACTGGCCAGGGACGGTGAAACGCCCCGCAGTGGTCAGGTCTATCTATCCCCGTCGGAGCACAATCTGGCCCTCAGCGCTGGCGGGCGCTTGGAGTTGCGTCCGCGCACTGCCAGCGACATCTACCACCCAAACTGCGATTTGCTGCTGTGCTCGGTGGCCGAGGTAGCCGGCCCGCGAGCAATCGGCTTGATTCTCACCGGCATGAGCAGCGACGGCGCCCTGGGCATGGCGCATATCCGCGCCCATGGCGGCCTGACTCTGGCCCAGGACGAGGCCAGCTCGGTGGTCTATGGCATGAACCGGGTGGCGATTGAGGCTGGCGCCATCGATCGGGTTCTGCCGCTGGCCCAGCTTGGCGCCAGCATTGATCGCGCAGTGCGGGCCGCGTGATGAAAGCGCTTGAACTCGACGCCTTCAAAACCCTGGTGCGCGAGCACTTCGGTCTCGTCTTCGAGCAGCAGACCCAGAGCAAGCTCGCCGGCGCTCTTGCCAAACGCATGGCCGCCTGCGA
Above is a genomic segment from Thiorhodovibrio litoralis containing:
- the cheB gene encoding chemotaxis-specific protein-glutamate methyltransferase CheB, whose amino-acid sequence is MSIRVLIVDDSPLARGLLRAILEREPDIEVVGEATDGYRAVDLARELRPSLVTMDMEMPGLHGLDAIAKIMRTKALPILVVSNVEDAATACEALNRGALDVIAKPDDSEARVAAFIAKVRLLAGMVVATRWRAPQAQRQIAQEPKASPTRRPSPAPPQASARSRLVAIAASTGGPQALATILSALPADCPATVLIAQHIAEGFSAGLAQWLSLSSRLPVQLARDGETPRSGQVYLSPSEHNLALSAGGRLELRPRTASDIYHPNCDLLLCSVAEVAGPRAIGLILTGMSSDGALGMAHIRAHGGLTLAQDEASSVVYGMNRVAIEAGAIDRVLPLAQLGASIDRAVRAA